Proteins from a genomic interval of Diaphorobacter sp. HDW4A:
- the lplT gene encoding lysophospholipid transporter LplT, with product MKRGFYTIMSAQFFSSLADNALFVAAVELLRTSGAPEWQRAALVPMFALFYVVLAPFVGAFADSMPKGKVMFISNAIKVVGCLMMLFGHHPLLAYAVVGLGAAAYSPAKYGILTELLPASQLVRANGWIEGLTIASIILGVLLGGQLVGPHLSGVLLDFDMPGVDLGIDLPAEAAILSLVPIYALAAWFNLRIPRTSAELRPMPSNALELLPDFWSCNNRLWKDKLGQISLSTTTLFWGVSGNLRYIVLAWSAAALGYSTTQASALVGVVAIGTAAGAVLASVQMKLEGATKVIPLGIAMGLLVILMNVIDTLWMAIPFLIVLGGLGGFLVVPMNALLQHRGAKLMGSGRSIAVQNFNEQACILALGAFYSLSTKFGLSAFGAITVFGIVVAGTMWLIGRWHKRNCKNHPEEITRLLEIAKRDCH from the coding sequence ATGAAGCGCGGTTTCTACACCATCATGTCGGCGCAGTTTTTCAGCTCGCTGGCCGACAATGCCCTGTTCGTGGCCGCCGTGGAACTGCTGCGTACCAGCGGCGCACCGGAGTGGCAGCGCGCGGCCCTCGTGCCCATGTTCGCGCTGTTCTATGTGGTGCTCGCGCCGTTCGTGGGCGCGTTCGCGGACTCCATGCCCAAGGGCAAGGTCATGTTCATCAGCAACGCGATCAAGGTCGTGGGCTGTCTGATGATGCTGTTCGGCCACCATCCGCTGCTCGCCTACGCGGTCGTCGGTCTCGGCGCGGCGGCCTATTCTCCGGCCAAGTACGGCATCCTCACCGAGCTGCTACCCGCCTCCCAACTCGTGCGCGCCAACGGCTGGATCGAAGGGCTGACGATTGCCTCCATCATTCTCGGCGTGCTACTGGGCGGCCAGTTGGTTGGCCCGCACCTGTCGGGCGTGCTGCTGGACTTCGACATGCCAGGCGTCGACCTCGGCATCGATCTGCCTGCCGAGGCCGCCATTCTGTCGCTGGTGCCGATCTACGCGCTCGCGGCCTGGTTCAACCTGCGCATCCCGCGCACCAGCGCCGAGCTGCGCCCCATGCCCAGCAATGCGCTGGAGCTGCTGCCCGATTTCTGGAGCTGCAACAACCGCCTCTGGAAAGACAAGCTCGGCCAGATTTCGCTGTCCACCACCACGCTGTTCTGGGGCGTTTCTGGCAATCTACGCTACATCGTTCTGGCCTGGAGCGCTGCGGCGCTGGGCTACAGCACCACGCAGGCCTCGGCGCTCGTGGGTGTGGTTGCCATCGGCACGGCCGCAGGTGCCGTGCTTGCCTCGGTGCAGATGAAGCTCGAGGGTGCGACCAAGGTGATTCCGCTGGGCATCGCCATGGGTCTGCTGGTGATCCTCATGAACGTCATCGACACGCTGTGGATGGCGATCCCCTTCCTCATCGTTCTGGGCGGGCTGGGCGGCTTCCTCGTCGTGCCGATGAACGCATTGCTGCAGCACCGCGGTGCGAAACTCATGGGTTCGGGCCGCTCCATCGCCGTGCAGAACTTCAACGAACAGGCCTGCATTCTGGCGCTCGGCGCGTTCTACAGCCTGTCCACCAAATTCGGCCTGTCGGCCTTCGGCGCGATCACCGTGTTCGGCATCGTCGTCGCCGGCACCATGTGGCTGATCGGCCGCTGGCACAAGCGCAACTGCAAAAATCACCCTGAAGAAATCACCCGGCTGCTCGAGATCGCCAAGCGCGACTGCCATTGA
- the alr gene encoding alanine racemase, protein MPRPIQATIHSAAVQHNLARARQAAVDAKVWAVVKANAYGHGIERVFDALRGADGFALLDLAEAERIRQLGWRGPILLLEGVFDARDLELCSRLGLWHAVHCDEQIDWLAAHKTQTPHRVFLKMNSGMNRLGFTPERYRSAWARLNALPQVDEIGFITHFSDADGPRGINHQLNVFTQTTQDLPGERTMSNSAATLLRGSESEVRGDWVRAGIVLYGSAPDYPQRTIADWDLQPTMTLSGKLIGVQHLQKGDTVGYGSTFTAEGPMTIGVATCGYADGYPRHCSTGTPVLVNGVRTQLVGRVSMDMLTVDITHVPGARIGSEVTFWGKASNGTVLPIDEVAQAAGTVGYELMCALAPRVPVVVD, encoded by the coding sequence ATGCCCCGTCCCATACAAGCGACCATTCACTCTGCTGCAGTGCAACACAATTTGGCGCGAGCGCGGCAGGCGGCGGTGGATGCGAAGGTCTGGGCCGTGGTCAAGGCCAATGCCTATGGGCATGGCATCGAGCGGGTTTTTGACGCCCTGCGGGGTGCCGACGGATTCGCGCTGCTTGACCTCGCGGAGGCGGAGCGCATCCGCCAGCTCGGCTGGCGCGGCCCGATCCTGCTGCTCGAAGGCGTGTTCGATGCGCGCGATCTGGAGCTTTGCTCGCGTCTCGGACTCTGGCACGCCGTGCACTGCGACGAACAGATCGACTGGCTGGCCGCGCACAAGACGCAGACGCCGCACCGCGTCTTCCTCAAGATGAACTCCGGCATGAACCGCCTCGGCTTCACGCCCGAGCGCTACCGCAGTGCCTGGGCGCGTCTGAACGCGCTGCCGCAGGTCGACGAGATTGGCTTCATCACCCACTTCAGCGATGCGGATGGCCCGCGCGGCATCAACCATCAGCTGAACGTGTTCACCCAGACCACCCAGGACCTGCCCGGCGAGCGCACCATGAGCAACAGCGCCGCGACGCTGTTGCGTGGCAGCGAGTCCGAGGTGCGGGGCGACTGGGTGCGCGCGGGCATCGTGCTCTACGGCAGCGCGCCGGACTACCCGCAGCGCACTATCGCCGACTGGGACCTGCAGCCGACCATGACCCTCTCGGGCAAGCTGATCGGCGTGCAGCATCTGCAGAAGGGCGACACGGTGGGCTACGGCTCGACCTTCACCGCAGAAGGCCCGATGACCATCGGCGTGGCCACCTGCGGCTATGCCGACGGCTACCCGCGCCACTGCAGCACTGGCACACCCGTGCTGGTCAATGGCGTGCGCACGCAACTCGTGGGTCGCGTCAGCATGGACATGCTCACCGTCGACATCACCCATGTGCCGGGCGCGCGCATCGGCTCGGAAGTCACGTTCTGGGGCAAGGCCTCGAACGGCACGGTGCTGCCCATCGACGAAGTCGCTCAGGCGGCAGGCACGGTCGGCTACGAGCTGATGTGCGCCTTGGCACCGCGTGTGCCCGTTGTCGTGGATTGA
- a CDS encoding cytochrome-c peroxidase: MKKSSHAPLIHRALGAASLATLLLASGAAVAAQANQEPIQPIPAAKITSPAKVELGKKLFFDPRLSRSGFISCNSCHNLSMGGSDNLKTSIGDKWQKGPINSPTVLNSSLNLAQFWDGRAKDLKEQAGGPIANPREMAFSHDLTVDLLRSIPQYVAEFRQVFGNDKVTIDEVTAAIAAFEETLVTPNAPFDKWLKGNKKAINAQELRGYQLFKNSGCVACHNGVNVGGTSFQKMGLVEPYKTDSPEQGRSAVTGNDAERFNFKVPTLRNVALTYPYFHDGAADTLSQAVDTMGRIQLGKTFTREENEDIVAFLKTLTGDQPRLSMPVLPPSSDKTKRPHPFE; the protein is encoded by the coding sequence ATGAAAAAATCATCCCACGCCCCTCTCATCCATCGCGCGCTAGGCGCGGCAAGTCTTGCCACCCTGCTGCTTGCCAGTGGCGCGGCGGTGGCCGCTCAAGCCAATCAGGAACCGATCCAGCCGATTCCCGCAGCCAAGATTACCAGCCCCGCCAAGGTGGAGCTCGGCAAGAAGCTGTTCTTTGATCCGCGTCTCTCGCGCTCGGGCTTCATCTCGTGCAACTCGTGCCACAACCTGAGCATGGGGGGCTCGGACAACCTCAAGACCTCGATTGGCGACAAGTGGCAGAAGGGCCCGATCAACTCGCCTACGGTGCTCAACTCCAGCCTGAACCTCGCCCAGTTCTGGGACGGTCGTGCCAAGGATCTGAAAGAGCAAGCAGGCGGACCGATTGCCAATCCTCGCGAAATGGCCTTCTCGCATGACCTGACGGTGGACCTGTTGCGCTCGATTCCGCAGTATGTTGCGGAATTCAGGCAGGTCTTTGGCAACGACAAGGTCACCATCGACGAGGTGACTGCGGCCATCGCGGCCTTCGAGGAGACGCTGGTCACGCCTAATGCGCCGTTCGACAAATGGCTCAAGGGCAACAAGAAAGCCATCAACGCGCAGGAGTTGCGCGGCTACCAGCTGTTCAAGAATTCGGGCTGCGTGGCCTGCCACAACGGCGTGAATGTCGGCGGTACCTCGTTCCAGAAGATGGGCCTGGTCGAGCCCTACAAGACGGACAGCCCGGAACAAGGCCGCTCGGCAGTGACGGGCAACGACGCCGAGCGCTTCAACTTCAAGGTGCCGACGTTGCGCAATGTGGCGCTGACCTACCCCTATTTTCACGATGGGGCGGCAGATACGCTCTCGCAGGCCGTGGACACCATGGGCCGCATCCAGCTCGGCAAGACCTTTACCCGCGAAGAAAATGAGGACATTGTGGCGTTTCTGAAGACCCTGACAGGGGACCAACCACGGCTGTCCATGCCTGTTTTGCCCCCATCAAGCGATAAAACCAAGCGCCCACACCCATTTGAGTGA
- a CDS encoding glutathione S-transferase family protein, whose amino-acid sequence MNQPFILYYTPGTCAQAVRIALEEAGATYDLRRVDFASQQQRSPDYLAVNPKGRVPALVTEQGTLTEAPALLAYIAQYFADAKLAPTDLFGFARMQEFNSYLSSTVHINHAHRPRAARWADDADAQAAMQRKVPGNMTENFQYIEDHYLKGPWVLGEEYSVCDGYLFTVAGWLKGDSVDIAQLKNVNDHFQRMKERAAVQRALA is encoded by the coding sequence ATGAACCAGCCTTTCATCCTTTACTACACCCCCGGCACCTGCGCCCAGGCCGTGCGCATCGCGCTCGAAGAAGCCGGCGCCACCTATGACCTCCGGCGCGTGGATTTCGCCAGCCAGCAGCAGCGCTCGCCCGACTACCTCGCCGTCAACCCCAAGGGCCGCGTGCCCGCACTGGTGACCGAGCAAGGCACCCTCACCGAGGCACCCGCGCTGTTGGCCTACATCGCCCAGTACTTTGCCGACGCGAAGCTCGCGCCCACTGATCTGTTCGGCTTTGCGCGCATGCAGGAGTTCAACAGCTATCTGTCTTCGACGGTACACATCAACCACGCCCACCGTCCGCGCGCCGCGCGCTGGGCCGACGACGCGGATGCCCAAGCGGCGATGCAGCGCAAGGTTCCGGGCAACATGACAGAGAATTTTCAGTACATCGAAGACCACTATCTCAAGGGTCCATGGGTACTGGGCGAGGAATACAGCGTCTGCGACGGCTATCTGTTCACCGTGGCCGGATGGCTCAAGGGCGACAGCGTGGACATTGCGCAGCTCAAGAATGTGAATGATCACTTTCAACGTATGAAAGAGCGAGCGGCGGTCCAGCGCGCGCTGGCGTAA
- a CDS encoding ABC transporter substrate-binding protein yields the protein MKRLAKLGFVTAVLAATCSSVWADINVGVVVSTTGPAASLGIPEKNTFALLPTTMGGQKVNYIILDDASDTTAAVANTRKLISESKADVIIGSSTTPNSLAMIDVVAENKTPMMTLGASARIISPMDAKKAWVFKTPQNDAMMAGAIVDHMAKAGVKTAAYIGFNDAYGEGWLQEFKKAAEAKGIKLVATEAFSRTDTSVTGQALKIMAAKPDAVLVGGSGTPAALPEKTLKERGFKGKYYQTHGVANADFLRVGGKDVEGTMLPAGPVLVAHQLPDSHPATKSAVAYVDAYEAKYGKGSAATFGAHVWDSALVLAAAVPEALKKAQPGTEAFRVALRDAMENVKDIAGAHGVFTMTPTDHVGIQHGVVMVRIENGTWKFTP from the coding sequence ATGAAGCGCTTGGCAAAACTGGGATTCGTCACCGCCGTGCTGGCTGCCACCTGCAGCTCGGTGTGGGCCGACATCAACGTGGGCGTGGTGGTGTCCACCACTGGACCGGCGGCCTCGCTCGGCATTCCGGAGAAGAACACGTTCGCGCTGCTGCCCACGACCATGGGCGGGCAGAAGGTCAACTACATCATTCTCGATGACGCCTCCGACACGACAGCGGCCGTCGCCAACACGCGCAAGCTGATCAGCGAAAGCAAGGCCGATGTGATCATCGGCTCGAGCACCACGCCCAACTCGCTCGCGATGATCGACGTGGTGGCGGAGAACAAGACGCCGATGATGACGCTGGGCGCTTCGGCCCGCATCATCTCGCCGATGGACGCCAAGAAGGCCTGGGTTTTCAAGACACCGCAGAACGACGCGATGATGGCCGGTGCCATCGTCGATCACATGGCCAAGGCGGGCGTGAAGACGGCGGCCTACATCGGCTTCAACGATGCCTACGGCGAAGGCTGGCTGCAGGAATTCAAGAAGGCCGCCGAGGCCAAGGGCATCAAGCTCGTGGCGACCGAGGCGTTTTCGCGCACCGACACCTCGGTGACCGGACAGGCGCTCAAGATTATGGCGGCCAAGCCCGATGCGGTGCTGGTCGGCGGCTCGGGCACACCGGCGGCGCTGCCCGAGAAGACGCTCAAGGAGCGCGGATTCAAGGGCAAGTACTACCAGACGCACGGCGTCGCGAATGCCGACTTCCTGCGCGTGGGCGGCAAGGACGTGGAGGGCACAATGTTGCCCGCAGGTCCGGTACTGGTGGCCCATCAGCTGCCCGACAGCCATCCGGCCACGAAGTCCGCCGTGGCTTATGTCGATGCGTATGAGGCCAAATACGGCAAGGGCTCGGCCGCGACCTTCGGTGCCCATGTCTGGGACTCGGCGCTGGTGCTCGCCGCTGCCGTACCCGAGGCGCTCAAGAAGGCCCAACCGGGCACCGAGGCCTTCCGCGTGGCGCTGCGTGACGCGATGGAAAACGTCAAGGACATCGCGGGCGCACATGGCGTGTTCACGATGACGCCGACCGATCACGTCGGCATCCAGCATGGCGTCGTCATGGTCAGGATCGAAAACGGCACTTGGAAGTTCACCCCCTGA
- a CDS encoding branched-chain amino acid ABC transporter permease, translated as MDLQIALLLGQDGIVNGAIYGLMAVALVLVFSITRIIFIPQGEFVAFGALTMAMMQGGKVPSTLWLLVVVALLSLAVDLWRMSRGDLVNWGASLLWSVAMPLVAAVLALVIKPGALLLQALTTLCIITPLGPLMYRLVYRPIADATVLLLLIVSVAMHGVMVGLGLLFFGAEGSRTPAFSEAQFQLGDMTISGQSLVVIGVALVLVGALYAFFGGSMIGKALRATAINRVGARLMGVPTALAGDTSFALAALIGAVSGLLIAPLTTVYYDTGFLIGLKGFVAAIIAGLASYPIALAGALLVGLLEAFSSFWASAYKEVLVFTLIIPVLWWRSRSSRHVEEDEE; from the coding sequence ATGGATCTACAGATTGCCTTGCTGCTGGGGCAGGACGGCATAGTCAATGGTGCCATCTATGGTCTGATGGCGGTGGCGCTGGTGCTGGTGTTCTCCATCACGCGCATCATCTTCATTCCGCAGGGCGAGTTCGTTGCGTTCGGCGCGCTCACCATGGCGATGATGCAGGGCGGCAAGGTGCCGAGCACGCTGTGGCTGCTGGTCGTCGTCGCGCTGCTGTCGCTGGCCGTGGACCTGTGGCGCATGTCGCGCGGCGATCTGGTGAACTGGGGTGCATCCCTGCTGTGGAGTGTGGCGATGCCACTGGTCGCGGCGGTGCTCGCGCTCGTGATCAAGCCCGGCGCGCTGCTGCTGCAGGCCCTCACCACGTTGTGCATCATCACGCCGCTCGGGCCGCTGATGTATCGCCTGGTCTATCGGCCGATTGCCGACGCGACGGTGCTGCTGCTGCTCATCGTCTCGGTCGCGATGCATGGCGTGATGGTCGGGCTCGGGCTGCTGTTCTTCGGCGCGGAAGGCTCGCGCACACCGGCGTTTTCCGAGGCGCAATTTCAACTCGGCGACATGACGATCTCCGGGCAGTCGCTGGTAGTGATCGGTGTGGCGTTGGTGCTGGTCGGTGCGCTGTACGCGTTCTTTGGCGGCTCGATGATTGGCAAGGCGCTGCGCGCCACGGCCATCAACAGGGTCGGCGCGCGGCTCATGGGCGTGCCCACGGCGCTGGCCGGTGATACGAGCTTTGCGTTGGCGGCGCTGATCGGCGCGGTATCCGGATTGCTGATCGCGCCGCTCACCACGGTGTATTACGACACCGGCTTTCTCATCGGTTTGAAAGGCTTCGTCGCCGCGATCATCGCGGGGCTCGCGAGCTATCCGATTGCGCTCGCCGGAGCGCTGCTGGTCGGTCTGCTCGAAGCCTTTTCGTCGTTCTGGGCGAGCGCGTACAAGGAGGTACTGGTGTTCACGCTGATCATCCCCGTGCTCTGGTGGCGCTCGCGCAGCAGCCGCCATGTCGAGGAGGATGAGGAATGA
- a CDS encoding ATP-binding cassette domain-containing protein has translation MTGRAHARKSGGLLTTRTVTALAIAALALSWHFLPDFTQVIMGYIGLYALVAVGLVLLTGVGGMTSFGQAAFVGVGAYSTAFICTSPEVTQWLGAWVGGAALPWVGLLFGLVIAFMVAWILGSITAKLQGHYLPLCTIAWGLSLYYLFGNMQFLGGQTGLRGIPPLVIGGLLLDTPRTMGVLIWVVLLTALWLMHNLLDSREGRAIRALKGGRIMAESMGVNTAHYRTKLFVLAALLATISGWLYAHMQRFVSPAPFNLNIGIEYLFMAVVGGAGHLWGAVLGAAVITLLKEKLQDILPMLFGTAGNFEMIVFGLLMVLVLQRFANGLWPTLQRLTAGFITRSPQKLPTADAKTLDQRTMPQSGEVLMAASHVTKRFGGLVANNNVTMDLCAGEVHALIGPNGAGKSTFFNMISGVDSASDGEVRFMGHVMGDAPSRRFAALGLARTFQHVRILGERTVLENVALGAHQRAHRGWISSMLRLDRKEEAALLADARAQIERCGLGELADQPAASLALGQQRIVEIARALASHPAVLLLDEPAAGLRHLEKQALADLLRQLRAQGLGILVVEHDMGFVMNLADRVTVLEFGSVIASGTPAEVQSNERVLRAYLGGDDEEDEVVR, from the coding sequence ATGACGGGCCGCGCACACGCCCGCAAGTCTGGCGGCCTGTTGACCACGCGCACGGTGACTGCGCTCGCGATTGCGGCGCTCGCGCTGTCGTGGCATTTCCTGCCCGATTTCACGCAGGTGATCATGGGTTACATCGGCCTTTACGCGCTGGTCGCCGTGGGGCTGGTGTTGCTGACTGGCGTGGGCGGCATGACCTCGTTCGGACAGGCCGCCTTCGTTGGCGTGGGTGCGTATTCCACCGCCTTCATCTGTACTTCGCCCGAGGTCACCCAGTGGCTGGGCGCGTGGGTCGGCGGCGCAGCGCTGCCGTGGGTCGGACTGCTGTTCGGCCTCGTCATTGCGTTCATGGTCGCTTGGATTCTGGGCTCCATCACCGCCAAGCTGCAGGGCCACTACCTGCCGCTGTGCACCATCGCATGGGGCTTAAGCCTGTACTACCTGTTCGGCAACATGCAGTTCCTCGGCGGGCAGACGGGGCTGCGCGGCATTCCGCCGCTGGTGATCGGTGGTTTGTTGCTCGACACGCCGCGCACCATGGGCGTGTTGATCTGGGTGGTACTGCTCACCGCGCTCTGGCTCATGCACAACCTGCTCGATTCGCGCGAAGGCCGTGCGATCCGCGCGCTCAAGGGCGGGCGCATCATGGCCGAATCGATGGGCGTGAACACCGCCCACTACCGCACCAAGCTCTTCGTGCTGGCCGCGCTGCTCGCAACGATCTCGGGCTGGCTCTACGCGCACATGCAGCGCTTCGTGAGCCCGGCGCCGTTCAATCTCAACATCGGCATCGAATACCTGTTCATGGCTGTGGTCGGCGGTGCCGGACACCTGTGGGGCGCGGTGCTCGGCGCGGCCGTCATCACGCTGCTCAAGGAAAAGCTGCAGGACATTCTGCCGATGCTGTTCGGCACGGCGGGCAACTTCGAGATGATCGTCTTCGGCCTGCTCATGGTGCTGGTGCTGCAGCGCTTTGCCAACGGCCTGTGGCCCACGCTGCAGCGGCTGACGGCGGGCTTCATCACCCGCTCACCTCAGAAGCTGCCCACAGCTGACGCCAAGACGCTGGACCAGCGCACCATGCCCCAGTCGGGCGAAGTGCTGATGGCGGCCTCGCATGTCACCAAGCGCTTTGGCGGTTTGGTGGCCAACAACAACGTGACCATGGACCTGTGCGCGGGCGAGGTGCATGCGCTAATCGGGCCCAACGGCGCGGGCAAGAGCACCTTCTTCAACATGATCTCGGGCGTGGATTCCGCGAGCGACGGCGAGGTGCGCTTCATGGGGCACGTCATGGGCGATGCGCCCTCGCGCCGCTTCGCCGCACTGGGGCTGGCGCGCACCTTTCAGCATGTGCGCATCCTCGGCGAGCGCACGGTGCTCGAGAACGTGGCGCTTGGTGCCCACCAACGCGCGCATCGCGGCTGGATCAGTTCGATGCTGAGGCTGGATCGCAAGGAAGAAGCGGCACTGCTCGCTGACGCGCGCGCGCAGATCGAGCGCTGCGGTCTTGGGGAACTCGCCGATCAGCCCGCTGCTTCGTTGGCGCTGGGACAGCAACGTATCGTCGAGATCGCGCGAGCGCTCGCCAGCCATCCGGCGGTGCTGCTTCTGGATGAGCCCGCAGCGGGTCTGCGGCACCTCGAGAAGCAGGCGCTCGCCGATCTGCTGCGGCAACTGCGCGCGCAGGGCCTCGGCATTCTGGTGGTGGAGCATGACATGGGCTTTGTGATGAATCTCGCGGATCGCGTCACCGTGCTGGAATTCGGCAGCGTGATCGCATCCGGCACGCCCGCCGAGGTGCAGAGCAACGAGCGCGTGCTGCGCGCCTATCTGGGCGGCGATGATGAGGAAGACGAGGTGGTGCGATGA
- a CDS encoding ABC transporter ATP-binding protein — translation MNENLREQPVLLKLRDFSVSYGPVEAVHEIDIEVRQGEIVTVIGPNGAGKTTLLGAAMGLLPSRGEITFDGVPIKRCTVEKMVANSVALVPEKRELFGEMSVKDNLLLGGFSLWRKGQRDQSQRMQEVFAIFPRLEERSAQLASTLSGGERQMLAIGRSLMARPRLLMLDEPSLGLAPKIVREVLQVVASLRDHGVSVLLVEQNARAALKVADRAYVLESGSVALSGSARDLLHDQRIIDTYLGAASAHA, via the coding sequence ATGAACGAGAACCTGCGCGAGCAGCCGGTGCTGCTCAAGCTGCGCGATTTCAGCGTGTCCTACGGCCCGGTCGAGGCCGTGCACGAGATCGACATCGAGGTGCGTCAGGGCGAGATCGTCACCGTCATCGGCCCCAACGGCGCGGGCAAGACCACGCTGCTCGGCGCGGCCATGGGTCTGCTGCCCTCGCGCGGCGAGATCACTTTCGACGGTGTGCCGATCAAGCGCTGCACGGTCGAAAAGATGGTGGCGAACTCGGTTGCATTGGTGCCGGAAAAGCGCGAACTGTTCGGTGAAATGTCGGTCAAGGACAACTTGTTGCTCGGCGGCTTTTCGCTGTGGCGCAAGGGGCAGCGCGACCAGTCGCAGCGCATGCAGGAAGTGTTCGCAATCTTCCCCCGCCTCGAAGAGCGCAGCGCGCAACTGGCATCGACGCTTTCGGGCGGCGAACGCCAAATGTTGGCGATTGGCCGCTCGCTGATGGCGCGCCCGCGCCTGTTGATGCTCGATGAACCCTCGCTGGGGCTTGCGCCCAAGATCGTGCGCGAGGTGCTGCAGGTGGTGGCGTCGCTGCGCGATCACGGCGTGTCGGTGCTGCTCGTGGAGCAGAATGCACGCGCCGCGCTCAAGGTCGCGGACCGCGCCTATGTGCTCGAATCGGGCAGCGTGGCATTGAGCGGCTCAGCGCGGGATTTGCTGCATGACCAGCGCATCATCGACACCTATCTGGGCGCTGCCAGCGCCCATGCGTGA
- the hpaH gene encoding 2-oxo-hept-4-ene-1,7-dioate hydratase: protein MFTDILLTQLATELDASERTRQQIEHFSKRFPSMSVEDGYRIARRWVELQIARGRKVIGHKIGLTSRAMQLSSQIDEPDYGTLLDNMLYTAHEGAVLDIPALHFIAPRVEVELAFVLKSPLRGAGLPGGKEITLHDVLAATDYVTPAIEIIDSRIEQFDRHTHVARKVYDTISDNAANAGVVVGARRADPLGIDLAWCGAILQLNGVVEETGLAAGVQGHPAIGVAWLANKLAAWGESLEAGEIVLAGSFTRPVPAKAGDAFVADYGKLGTLRFRFV from the coding sequence ATGTTCACTGACATCCTACTCACTCAACTCGCCACCGAACTTGATGCCAGCGAGCGCACGCGCCAGCAAATCGAGCATTTCTCCAAGCGCTTTCCAAGCATGAGCGTGGAAGACGGCTACCGCATAGCGCGCCGATGGGTGGAGCTGCAGATCGCGCGCGGGCGCAAGGTGATCGGCCACAAGATCGGCCTCACCTCGCGCGCCATGCAGCTGTCCAGCCAGATCGACGAGCCCGACTACGGCACGCTGCTCGACAACATGCTCTACACCGCGCACGAGGGTGCTGTGCTCGACATTCCAGCACTCCACTTCATCGCCCCGCGCGTGGAGGTGGAACTCGCGTTCGTGCTCAAGTCACCGCTGCGCGGCGCGGGCCTGCCGGGCGGCAAGGAGATCACGCTGCACGACGTGCTGGCGGCAACCGACTACGTCACGCCCGCCATCGAGATCATCGACTCACGCATCGAGCAGTTCGACCGCCACACGCATGTGGCGCGCAAGGTCTACGACACCATCAGCGACAACGCGGCGAACGCGGGTGTCGTGGTCGGCGCACGCCGCGCCGATCCGCTCGGCATTGACCTGGCATGGTGCGGTGCGATCCTGCAACTCAACGGCGTGGTCGAGGAAACGGGCCTCGCCGCAGGCGTGCAGGGCCACCCCGCCATCGGCGTGGCATGGCTCGCCAACAAACTCGCGGCCTGGGGCGAATCGCTGGAAGCAGGCGAGATCGTGCTCGCCGGATCCTTCACACGGCCCGTTCCCGCAAAGGCGGGCGATGCGTTCGTGGCCGACTATGGCAAGCTCGGAACGCTGCGCTTTCGGTTTGTTTGA
- a CDS encoding 5-carboxymethyl-2-hydroxymuconate Delta-isomerase, which translates to MPHIVMNYSANLDTLADMQMLCNALADTLLSQRAEDGSQVFPTGGVRVFAYPAAHCAIADGGAAAMEAGGNPDYGFVYINLRMGRGRSTLVHTKVGDALLATASVHLDALFRTHHLGLTVQVDESLSQVYDGKRSSLHPLFQTHA; encoded by the coding sequence ATGCCGCACATCGTCATGAACTACAGCGCCAATCTCGACACGCTTGCCGACATGCAAATGCTGTGCAATGCGCTGGCCGACACCCTGCTTTCGCAGCGCGCCGAAGACGGCTCGCAGGTATTCCCCACCGGCGGCGTGCGCGTGTTCGCCTACCCGGCTGCGCACTGCGCGATTGCCGATGGCGGCGCCGCCGCCATGGAGGCAGGCGGCAACCCCGACTACGGCTTTGTCTACATCAATCTGCGCATGGGGCGTGGCCGCTCCACGCTGGTCCACACCAAGGTCGGCGACGCGCTGCTCGCCACCGCGAGCGTGCATCTCGACGCCCTGTTCCGCACCCACCATCTGGGCCTGACCGTACAGGTCGACGAAAGCCTGAGCCAAGTGTATGACGGCAAGCGCAGCAGTCTGCATCCGCTGTTCCAAACGCATGCCTGA